Proteins encoded in a region of the Candidatus Moanabacter tarae genome:
- the recQ gene encoding ATP-dependent DNA helicase RecQ: MEKALKTHFGFDSFRPGQRAVIDAILKKRDIMVVMPTGGGKSLCYQLPAVMIRGITIVVSPLIALMKDQVDSLIRRSIPATFINSSLSRREQDRRVQDMKMGIYTLIYVAPERFRNTLFLNALKGVEISFFAIDEAHCVSMWGHDFRPDYLGIGRAIDKLGHPPIAAFTATATPEVRADIIRHLNINEGIEFVTGFRRSNLGFRVEHVSSEAAKMARLSEIIESRQKGIVYCATRRRVELISEKLSTWDIAHISYHAGMDDEQRREAQESFMTGKADVAVATNAFGMGIDRADIRFVVHFELPGSLEAYYQEAGRGGRDGEFALCLLLFNYADKRIQEFFIEGGNPSDKVIRSVYSLLRNVADGNGEIHLPTRELIKRMGGRTNGIAVSTALTILSRIGAVERFDVVGSRTKGTRLTRADLMARDLKIDLEVLSEKKERDWSKLKEMIQYAYAETCRQQWILNYFGERERSLCEVCDRCFPDPNTGVRDPTNEELIMLQKALSGVARTSHRGETGRMLPRFGANRIILMLTGSRSSQVVDAGLDSLSTFGILKQHGVVFVKALFKEMERSRLIQASADEYRMISLTALGADVMRGKKKVKLAFPEKTLSGSRKRTKNSG, translated from the coding sequence ATGGAAAAAGCTCTGAAAACCCATTTCGGGTTTGATAGTTTTCGGCCTGGGCAAAGGGCAGTGATTGATGCGATTTTAAAGAAAAGGGATATCATGGTCGTAATGCCTACCGGCGGGGGAAAGTCTCTTTGTTATCAACTCCCGGCGGTTATGATTCGCGGTATAACAATCGTTGTTTCTCCCCTGATAGCCTTGATGAAGGACCAGGTGGACTCTTTGATTAGGAGATCGATTCCTGCCACATTTATAAACAGCAGTTTAAGCCGAAGGGAGCAGGATCGGCGGGTTCAGGATATGAAAATGGGTATCTATACGCTCATCTACGTGGCCCCAGAACGATTTAGAAATACGCTATTTCTCAACGCCCTTAAGGGCGTTGAAATCTCCTTTTTCGCCATTGACGAAGCTCATTGTGTATCGATGTGGGGTCACGATTTTCGGCCTGATTACCTTGGGATTGGTCGTGCTATCGATAAGTTGGGACACCCTCCGATTGCTGCATTTACGGCCACAGCGACTCCGGAAGTCAGAGCGGATATTATTAGGCACCTTAATATTAATGAGGGTATCGAATTTGTCACAGGGTTCAGGCGGTCGAATCTTGGATTTCGAGTCGAGCATGTCTCATCGGAGGCAGCTAAGATGGCACGGTTAAGCGAAATCATTGAGTCGCGTCAGAAGGGGATTGTGTATTGTGCTACCAGAAGACGAGTAGAGCTGATTTCGGAGAAGCTTTCCACTTGGGATATTGCCCATATCTCCTATCACGCGGGAATGGATGATGAGCAAAGAAGAGAGGCACAAGAGTCTTTCATGACGGGGAAGGCAGATGTGGCAGTGGCCACAAATGCTTTCGGAATGGGAATCGACCGCGCCGACATTCGTTTCGTCGTCCATTTTGAGCTGCCGGGAAGCCTTGAAGCTTACTACCAAGAGGCCGGCCGAGGAGGTCGAGATGGCGAGTTTGCACTTTGTCTTCTACTCTTTAACTATGCCGATAAGCGTATTCAAGAGTTTTTCATTGAAGGGGGAAATCCGAGCGATAAGGTCATTCGCTCGGTTTATTCTCTTTTGAGGAATGTTGCTGATGGGAATGGAGAGATCCATCTCCCAACGCGAGAACTTATCAAACGAATGGGGGGTCGGACCAACGGGATAGCGGTTTCAACTGCTCTCACTATATTGAGTCGAATTGGGGCCGTAGAGCGCTTTGATGTAGTTGGCTCACGTACAAAGGGAACCCGCCTTACCCGAGCAGATCTGATGGCACGAGATTTGAAAATTGATTTGGAAGTTCTGTCCGAGAAAAAGGAACGCGATTGGTCAAAATTGAAAGAGATGATTCAATACGCCTATGCTGAAACCTGTCGGCAGCAATGGATTCTTAATTACTTCGGTGAAAGGGAGAGGTCTCTTTGCGAGGTATGTGACAGATGTTTCCCAGATCCGAATACAGGAGTGCGCGATCCTACAAATGAGGAGCTTATCATGCTGCAAAAAGCTCTCAGCGGGGTTGCTCGAACTTCCCATCGAGGAGAAACCGGTAGGATGCTCCCTCGTTTTGGAGCAAACAGAATTATCTTGATGTTGACGGGTAGCCGCAGTTCTCAGGTTGTCGATGCCGGACTAGATTCACTCTCGACTTTTGGTATACTAAAACAACATGGCGTAGTTTTCGTAAAGGCGCTATTCAAAGAGATGGAACGCTCTAGATTAATTCAAGCTTCAGCTGATGAGTATCGCATGATCTCTTTGACCGCTCTGGGGGCGGATGTTATGCGCGGGAAGAAAAAGGTTAAGCTAGCATTCCCTGAGAAAACTCTTTCGGGATCCCGAAAACGGACCAAAAATTCGGGTTAA
- the ubiG gene encoding Ubiquinone biosynthesis O-methyltransferase gives MRNVYKTKRLLEEYLLFHYGTAEEILPFSFGPRGALDFATRSVSECLIRDFLPPRARALDLGCAVGRSSFELARHCHEVDAVDFSPQFIEAARSLQAQGSLKFQFKIHGQVYRRSEARVPKGVEPNRVNFEVGDAHNLSEEIGGYDVIHAANLLCRMERPMALLNRLPSLVVPGGQLIITSPYTWDEEFTPSENWVGATVNSPDPFAALEVKLSDAFRLKGRKDLPFLIREHARKFQWSVAEATVWIRK, from the coding sequence ATGAGGAACGTCTATAAGACGAAACGCTTACTCGAAGAATATCTGCTCTTTCACTACGGAACTGCTGAGGAAATACTTCCCTTTTCGTTTGGGCCCCGGGGAGCCTTGGACTTTGCCACCCGGTCGGTATCGGAGTGCCTGATCCGCGACTTTTTGCCACCAAGAGCTCGTGCATTGGATTTAGGGTGCGCCGTAGGACGATCGAGTTTCGAGCTAGCGCGTCATTGCCATGAGGTTGACGCGGTTGACTTTTCTCCACAATTCATCGAAGCGGCCAGGTCTCTACAGGCTCAAGGTAGCTTGAAATTCCAATTCAAAATACATGGGCAAGTTTACCGGAGGTCCGAAGCCCGCGTCCCGAAAGGAGTCGAACCGAATCGAGTTAATTTCGAGGTGGGCGATGCTCATAACCTATCTGAGGAAATCGGTGGCTACGATGTTATTCATGCCGCGAATCTGCTTTGCCGCATGGAGCGACCCATGGCGCTGTTAAACCGTCTCCCTTCACTCGTTGTCCCGGGAGGGCAACTGATCATTACCAGTCCTTACACTTGGGATGAGGAGTTTACTCCATCGGAAAACTGGGTTGGAGCAACAGTAAATTCTCCGGATCCTTTTGCAGCTCTTGAAGTGAAGCTCTCAGATGCATTCCGTTTAAAGGGACGCAAGGACCTTCCTTTTCTCATTCGAGAGCACGCTAGAAAATTTCAATGGAGTGTTGCCGAGGCTACCGTTTGGATTCGGAAATAA